Proteins encoded together in one Aminipila butyrica window:
- the aroD gene encoding type I 3-dehydroquinate dehydratase produces MKTLEIRNLTLGAGRPKICAPIVGKTKAEILEEAKAIYKLPADMAEWRVDFLQPITEDRLDQQLESYLDQVLNILAALRACLQDKPLLFTFRTTAEGGENALSPENYTRLNQAAAASTFADLLDVEVSVGKTWATQIIQEAHSHGTAVVGSSHHFQRTPPKGEMISLLRNMQALGVDISKIAVMPSSIQDVLTLLETTAEMQTNGGGPIITMAMSSLGGISRLAGEYFGSAVTFGSVSNSSAPGQIPVEDLNTILNIIHSNLHLDKK; encoded by the coding sequence ATGAAAACCCTTGAAATCAGAAATCTAACCTTAGGAGCAGGCCGCCCGAAGATCTGTGCCCCTATCGTGGGGAAAACCAAGGCGGAAATTTTAGAAGAGGCCAAGGCAATCTATAAGCTTCCTGCGGACATGGCCGAGTGGCGAGTAGATTTTTTACAGCCGATCACAGAGGACCGGCTGGACCAACAGCTGGAATCTTACCTGGATCAAGTATTAAATATCCTAGCCGCCTTGCGAGCCTGCCTCCAAGACAAGCCTCTGCTCTTCACCTTCCGCACAACAGCAGAAGGAGGAGAAAATGCTTTGTCTCCAGAAAACTATACTCGGCTAAATCAGGCGGCGGCAGCTTCTACATTCGCGGATCTGCTTGATGTAGAAGTTTCTGTTGGCAAGACGTGGGCCACCCAGATCATCCAGGAAGCTCACAGCCATGGTACAGCGGTGGTCGGTTCCAGCCATCACTTTCAGCGTACACCGCCTAAAGGTGAAATGATTTCCCTGCTTCGCAACATGCAAGCTCTAGGCGTTGATATTTCTAAAATAGCGGTGATGCCAAGCTCCATCCAAGATGTGCTGACCTTGCTGGAAACCACAGCAGAAATGCAAACCAACGGCGGGGGACCAATCATCACGATGGCCATGTCCTCTCTGGGGGGAATCAGCAGGCTGGCTGGGGAATATTTCGGTTCCGCAGTCACCTTTGGCTCTGTTTCCAACAGTTCAGCTCCAGGACAGATTCCTGTAGAAGATTTAAATACCATTTTGAATATTATTCATAGCAATTTACACCTGGATAAAAAATAA
- a CDS encoding GNAT family N-acetyltransferase, giving the protein MITYRNSITVDDYLQLRDAVNWKKVPREQAERALAGSVHMLVAYDGEKAVGMARVVGDGVYMALISDVMVHPDYQRMKIGSYIMNSLMNTLETSVTGDDIMMINLMCLPGKEAFYEQFGLAARPNENMGAGMCRWINVKPA; this is encoded by the coding sequence ATGATAACCTATAGAAATAGTATTACGGTGGATGATTATTTGCAGTTGAGAGATGCGGTAAATTGGAAGAAGGTGCCCCGGGAACAGGCGGAAAGGGCCCTAGCCGGGTCTGTCCACATGTTGGTGGCCTATGATGGAGAAAAGGCCGTAGGCATGGCCAGAGTAGTGGGAGACGGGGTATATATGGCCCTGATTTCAGATGTAATGGTACATCCCGATTATCAGCGGATGAAAATCGGCTCCTACATTATGAACAGCCTGATGAACACTCTGGAAACCTCAGTTACGGGGGATGACATCATGATGATTAACCTCATGTGTTTGCCGGGAAAAGAAGCTTTTTACGAACAGTTTGGACTAGCTGCCCGACCAAATGAGAACATGGGGGCAGGCATGTGCCGGTGGATTAACGTAAAGCCAGCCTAA
- a CDS encoding GNAT family N-acetyltransferase — MKILETERLRLRPFELGDAEGLYAYAKNPNVGPHAGWKPHADVAESRQIIEDLFMVNQAWVIVQKETGRLVGSIALEPDKRRPEVASRELGYSLAEDCWGQGLMTEAAQEAIRFGFEELKLEIIAICTGPTNERSARVIEKCGFQYEGITRHCYKIYDGSVRDSRCYSLLKSEWEAQR; from the coding sequence ATGAAAATTCTGGAAACCGAGAGATTACGCCTCAGGCCATTTGAGCTGGGAGATGCAGAGGGGCTGTATGCCTACGCTAAAAATCCCAACGTCGGACCTCACGCAGGCTGGAAGCCTCATGCCGATGTGGCAGAATCCCGTCAGATTATTGAGGACCTTTTTATGGTGAATCAAGCTTGGGTCATCGTCCAAAAAGAAACAGGCCGCTTGGTAGGCAGCATCGCTTTAGAGCCGGACAAACGCAGACCGGAAGTAGCCAGCAGAGAGCTGGGATATTCTCTTGCGGAGGACTGCTGGGGTCAGGGGTTGATGACGGAGGCGGCTCAAGAGGCTATCCGCTTCGGCTTTGAGGAGCTGAAATTAGAAATTATCGCCATTTGCACCGGTCCCACCAATGAGCGTTCAGCAAGAGTTATTGAGAAATGTGGATTTCAGTATGAAGGAATTACCCGGCATTGCTATAAAATTTATGACGGCAGTGTGCGGGATTCCAGATGTTATTCTCTGCTGAAGTCCGAGTGGGAAGCTCAGCGGTAA
- a CDS encoding LTA synthase family protein codes for MKKLKQFYWKYLHNAVVISIVLAFALNLFIESLARHSLASGFGFFLQSPQVFLYNVLIIFATMSLALVIKRRVFLYVVFSLLWMTLGITNGVILANRMTPFTTKDFTVLEDGLSIVTNYLSTGEIILACVGVAVGIVLILLLFKFAPKKKMKINYKRNVALLMAIGLGLFGATDLAIKTKVVDTFFGNLAYAYRDYGVPYCFINTWLNTGIGQPAGYSQNAVLSIFDKGELGDEPYAAPVTKDDGKKHANVIFLQMESFIDPTLVKNITYSKDPIPNFRALEKNYSSGYLTVPVVGAGTANTEFEMLTGMSVKFFGPGEYPYKSILTEETSESIPYDLKSLGYATHAIHNHRAVFYGRNEVFANLGFDSFTSVEYMNHVVRTPKNWAKDSVLTGQIMDALEATDQEDFIYTCSVQGHGKYPTEQVIKDPEITVTGAPTEELRWQYEYYANQIHEMDQFIGQLTDRLSKYDEDVVLVIYGDHLPVLEMTEEDMKTGSLFETQYVVWSNFDMKKQDKPMYSYQLGADVLNRLGIHVGVLNKYHQNHQDSRTYKRDLEMLEYDMLYGKRYIFDGKNPYERVDMKMGIKPITIKEVVQIGNKFYLKGENFTEYSKISLDGEILKTIFLGSSILGLQEEVDPDAVSRMKVSQVEKNNDEILSTTE; via the coding sequence ATGAAAAAGTTAAAACAATTTTATTGGAAATATCTGCACAATGCTGTAGTCATCAGTATCGTTTTGGCATTTGCATTGAATCTATTTATTGAATCGTTGGCAAGACATTCTCTGGCAAGTGGGTTTGGGTTCTTTTTACAATCACCGCAAGTCTTTTTATATAATGTACTCATTATATTTGCCACCATGTCGCTGGCTTTGGTCATTAAGCGTCGGGTGTTTTTGTACGTCGTATTTTCGTTGTTGTGGATGACTCTGGGCATTACCAATGGTGTGATTTTGGCCAACCGTATGACGCCTTTTACCACCAAGGACTTTACTGTGCTGGAAGACGGCCTTTCTATCGTGACCAACTACCTGAGTACCGGTGAGATTATTTTGGCCTGCGTGGGTGTGGCAGTGGGTATTGTGCTTATTCTTCTGCTGTTTAAGTTTGCGCCGAAGAAGAAAATGAAAATTAATTATAAGAGAAATGTAGCATTACTTATGGCCATCGGTTTGGGTTTGTTTGGTGCTACAGATTTGGCTATAAAGACGAAGGTTGTGGACACCTTTTTCGGTAACTTGGCGTATGCTTACCGGGATTATGGGGTGCCTTACTGCTTTATTAATACATGGCTTAACACAGGCATCGGCCAGCCGGCGGGCTATTCTCAAAACGCAGTGCTCTCTATTTTTGATAAAGGCGAATTAGGGGACGAGCCTTATGCTGCTCCGGTTACAAAGGATGACGGCAAGAAGCACGCAAATGTAATTTTCTTGCAGATGGAATCCTTTATTGATCCTACCTTAGTAAAAAACATTACTTATTCTAAGGATCCTATTCCCAATTTTAGAGCCTTGGAGAAAAACTATTCCTCAGGGTACCTGACGGTACCGGTAGTGGGAGCGGGAACGGCCAACACCGAATTTGAGATGCTTACCGGCATGAGCGTTAAGTTCTTCGGACCAGGAGAATATCCGTACAAGTCTATTTTGACAGAAGAAACCAGTGAGAGTATTCCTTATGACTTAAAGTCCCTTGGCTATGCGACTCATGCAATTCACAATCACCGGGCTGTGTTCTATGGCAGAAACGAGGTCTTCGCCAATCTGGGATTTGATAGCTTTACCAGTGTGGAATATATGAATCACGTGGTACGAACACCAAAGAACTGGGCAAAAGACTCGGTTTTGACGGGTCAGATTATGGATGCCCTGGAAGCGACCGATCAAGAAGATTTCATCTACACATGTTCTGTTCAAGGTCACGGAAAATATCCGACAGAACAGGTAATTAAGGACCCAGAGATTACCGTTACTGGAGCACCGACGGAAGAACTGAGATGGCAGTACGAATATTACGCAAATCAGATACATGAGATGGACCAGTTCATCGGGCAACTGACAGACCGACTGAGCAAATATGACGAGGACGTCGTACTCGTTATCTATGGAGATCATCTGCCAGTGCTGGAAATGACCGAAGAAGATATGAAGACGGGGTCCCTGTTTGAGACTCAATATGTAGTCTGGAGCAACTTTGACATGAAGAAGCAGGACAAGCCGATGTATTCTTACCAGTTGGGTGCAGATGTGCTGAATCGGCTGGGCATACATGTAGGAGTTTTAAACAAATACCATCAGAATCATCAAGACAGCCGTACGTATAAAAGAGATTTAGAAATGCTGGAATATGATATGCTCTATGGAAAGCGGTATATCTTTGACGGCAAGAATCCATATGAGCGGGTGGATATGAAGATGGGCATCAAGCCGATTACCATCAAGGAAGTGGTGCAAATTGGCAACAAGTTCTATCTAAAAGGAGAAAACTTTACGGAATACAGTAAGATTTCTCTGGATGGAGAAATCCTGAAGACCATTTTCCTGGGATCCTCGATCTTGGGATTGCAGGAAGAGGTGGATCCAGATGCTGTCAGCCGCATGAAGGTCAGTCAGGTAGAAAAGAATAATGACGAGATATTGAGTACCACAGAATAG
- a CDS encoding 3-phosphoshikimate 1-carboxyvinyltransferase, with translation MNILIQPTPLKGRLTAISSKSHAHRLMLAAALCLEPCSVQISHMNEDLTATQHCLEQLKHSLPLLDCHESGSTLRFLLPVAMALKTQAVFLGSGRLPQRPLSPLKEQMENHGCSFIAEDKLGVSLHSTAQHIFTVKGPLQAGRFHLPGNISSQYITGLLFALPLLKGDSIIQLTSRLESLGYVLLTLEVLTLFGIEIQVFCEGQSASKSANQGLDNLTAQAISILQASPTEENFSFHIKGNQGYHSPGEVTAEGDWSNAAFWLVADALSAQSCPSIGSAVICESLNAQSAQGDKEILAFIQQVTQAKSGQLLTFDVSNVPDLVPILAVLAASRQGITEITNAGRLRIKESDRLATVRELLENLGGQVQELPEGLIISGTGTLRGGTTDGHNDHRIVMAAAIASILCTQPVTITGAEAVNKSYPAFFTDFTQLGGLCHEC, from the coding sequence ATGAATATACTGATTCAACCAACCCCCCTCAAAGGAAGGCTGACCGCCATCAGCTCCAAATCTCACGCTCATCGGCTGATGCTGGCAGCAGCCCTCTGCTTGGAGCCTTGCTCGGTGCAGATTTCTCACATGAACGAAGACCTGACAGCCACCCAACACTGTCTGGAACAACTCAAGCATTCCCTTCCTCTGCTGGACTGCCACGAAAGCGGTTCCACCCTACGGTTCCTGTTGCCTGTAGCCATGGCCCTGAAAACCCAAGCCGTCTTTCTGGGTTCAGGGAGACTGCCTCAGCGCCCCCTATCCCCCCTGAAAGAGCAAATGGAGAACCACGGCTGCTCCTTTATTGCCGAAGATAAACTAGGAGTTTCCCTGCATTCAACAGCGCAACACATCTTCACGGTGAAAGGTCCCTTACAGGCAGGAAGATTTCACCTTCCAGGCAATATTAGCTCCCAATATATTACCGGGCTGCTCTTCGCCCTGCCCTTGCTGAAAGGCGACAGTATCATCCAGCTGACTTCCCGATTAGAATCCCTGGGTTACGTACTGCTGACTCTAGAAGTGCTAACTCTTTTTGGCATTGAGATTCAAGTTTTTTGCGAAGGCCAATCCGCTAGCAAATCAGCAAATCAAGGCCTAGATAATCTAACCGCCCAAGCCATATCCATACTCCAAGCCTCTCCGACGGAAGAGAACTTTTCTTTCCATATAAAAGGAAATCAAGGTTATCACTCACCAGGCGAAGTTACTGCTGAAGGAGACTGGTCTAACGCTGCATTCTGGCTTGTAGCAGATGCATTATCAGCCCAGAGCTGTCCATCTATTGGCTCAGCTGTCATCTGTGAGAGCTTAAACGCTCAGTCCGCCCAGGGAGACAAAGAAATCCTTGCCTTTATCCAGCAGGTTACCCAAGCGAAATCCGGACAGCTGCTGACTTTCGACGTGTCTAATGTACCAGATCTCGTACCTATACTGGCAGTCCTGGCCGCCTCCCGACAAGGCATTACAGAAATCACCAATGCTGGCCGATTGCGTATCAAAGAAAGTGACCGATTGGCCACTGTAAGAGAGCTCTTGGAAAATCTAGGGGGTCAGGTTCAAGAACTGCCAGAAGGACTGATTATCTCTGGCACGGGCACCCTGCGAGGGGGCACGACAGACGGACACAACGATCACCGCATCGTCATGGCTGCTGCGATTGCCTCCATCCTCTGCACTCAGCCAGTTACGATTACGGGAGCTGAGGCTGTCAATAAATCTTATCCCGCTTTCTTTACAGATTTTACCCAACTAGGAGGGCTTTGCCATGAGTGCTGA
- the aroC gene encoding chorismate synthase, with protein sequence MSADNYKKTEDQGARAYTTISSSFGTNLRVTISGGSHEPHIGVTIAGLPAGIPIDLDRISQFLARRAPGNSIFATPRKEPDIPEIISGLESGRTTNQPLIAIIRNTNIRSQDYGALRDVPRPGHADYTAAVKYGGSVNMAGGGPFSARLTAPLCIAGAIAIQLLGGCGIHLGAHIYSVGGIQDRPFDPVRVSPADFALAQNRAFPVLDEAQGEAMGEVIRAAMTDGDSVGGVVECCALGLPAGLGGPMYDGIEGRLSQIFFGIPAVKGVEFGNGFQCAALFGSQNNDAFCMEGQTVRTVTNNHGGILGGISSGMPLICRLAFKPTPSIYREQSSVSLSRGTTERLQVAGRHDPCVVVRAVPIVEAALGIGLLDLFLGEKALQQNIVNLAN encoded by the coding sequence ATGAGTGCTGACAACTATAAAAAAACGGAAGACCAAGGAGCGCGAGCCTATACGACCATTTCTTCCTCTTTTGGCACAAACCTGCGAGTTACCATATCTGGCGGTTCTCACGAGCCGCATATTGGCGTCACCATTGCCGGACTGCCAGCTGGTATACCTATTGATTTAGATCGAATCAGCCAATTTCTGGCTCGTCGCGCGCCCGGCAACAGCATCTTCGCTACACCTCGCAAAGAACCAGATATTCCCGAAATTATTTCCGGGCTTGAAAGTGGCAGGACTACAAATCAGCCGCTAATCGCTATTATCCGAAATACAAATATCCGCTCCCAAGACTACGGGGCCCTTCGAGATGTGCCCCGTCCAGGCCATGCTGACTATACAGCAGCCGTTAAATATGGCGGCTCTGTCAATATGGCCGGAGGGGGTCCTTTTTCTGCCCGGCTGACAGCACCCCTTTGTATCGCTGGCGCAATAGCCATCCAGCTGCTAGGGGGCTGCGGTATCCACCTGGGGGCTCATATCTATTCCGTGGGGGGCATTCAGGATCGGCCTTTCGATCCAGTGCGGGTCAGCCCGGCGGACTTTGCTTTAGCCCAGAACCGAGCGTTCCCGGTGCTGGATGAGGCCCAAGGCGAGGCCATGGGCGAGGTTATCCGAGCTGCGATGACGGATGGCGATTCTGTAGGAGGGGTGGTAGAATGCTGTGCTCTAGGGCTTCCAGCAGGTCTGGGCGGCCCCATGTATGACGGCATAGAGGGCCGCCTCTCTCAGATATTTTTCGGGATTCCTGCTGTCAAGGGAGTGGAGTTTGGCAATGGGTTTCAGTGTGCAGCCCTTTTTGGCTCTCAGAACAACGATGCCTTCTGCATGGAGGGCCAGACGGTCCGAACAGTCACCAATAATCATGGCGGTATCCTAGGCGGTATTTCTTCAGGTATGCCGCTAATCTGTCGGTTAGCCTTTAAGCCGACTCCGTCGATTTATCGAGAACAGTCCTCGGTAAGCCTCAGCCGTGGAACAACAGAACGTCTACAGGTGGCAGGCCGCCACGACCCTTGTGTAGTGGTGCGGGCCGTGCCCATCGTAGAAGCCGCTTTAGGAATAGGTCTATTAGATCTGTTCCTTGGAGAGAAGGCCTTACAGCAAAACATAGTGAATTTAGCAAATTAG
- a CDS encoding bifunctional chorismate mutase/prephenate dehydratase, with protein MPLKHLREDIDKIDTKIADLFAKRMGIAAQIAGEKKDTGTPLWNIRREKEILSRISDQVGDALGGYARILYNTMFDVSRSYQTRFLYTDSPLKNEIDKAISQTPALFPKKAVVACQGIEGSYSQLAAEKLFEFPSIMYFNNWDSVFNAVDKGLCQYGVLPIENSSYGSVGPVYDLMKNHHFYIAKAFKLRIAHKLLAKPGIKLEDITEIISHDQALGQCSPFIEGLKDVKITSCDNTAMAAELVANSQRKDLAAISSKECAELYGLEVLSEDIQISDNNYTRFICISKNLEIYPGANKLSLMISVPHRPSSLYNMIAKFASLGLNLTKLESRPIPGSDFEFMFYFDMEASLQSPEVISLLCELSAQPELFVFLGNYTEN; from the coding sequence ATGCCTTTAAAACATTTACGAGAGGATATTGACAAAATTGATACAAAGATAGCCGACCTGTTTGCTAAGCGCATGGGAATTGCGGCTCAAATCGCCGGAGAAAAAAAGGATACAGGCACTCCCCTATGGAACATCCGACGGGAAAAGGAAATCTTGTCCCGAATATCAGATCAGGTAGGGGACGCCCTAGGCGGCTATGCCCGAATTCTCTACAACACCATGTTCGATGTGAGCCGTTCCTATCAGACCCGGTTTCTTTATACAGACTCCCCTTTGAAGAATGAAATTGACAAGGCCATCAGCCAGACGCCTGCCCTCTTTCCTAAAAAAGCAGTTGTCGCCTGTCAGGGCATCGAAGGCTCCTACTCCCAGCTGGCGGCAGAAAAACTCTTTGAATTTCCGTCCATCATGTATTTCAACAACTGGGACAGCGTTTTTAATGCCGTGGATAAAGGCCTTTGTCAGTACGGCGTTCTGCCTATTGAGAATAGCTCCTATGGTTCTGTAGGCCCTGTCTACGACCTGATGAAAAACCACCATTTTTACATTGCCAAAGCGTTTAAGCTCCGTATCGCCCATAAGCTGTTGGCAAAGCCTGGCATCAAGCTAGAAGATATTACCGAAATCATTTCTCACGATCAGGCGCTGGGCCAGTGCTCTCCTTTTATTGAAGGCCTGAAGGATGTGAAAATTACCTCTTGCGACAATACCGCCATGGCTGCCGAACTGGTAGCCAACAGCCAGAGAAAAGACTTGGCTGCAATTTCTTCCAAGGAATGTGCAGAGCTCTACGGGCTGGAGGTTCTCTCTGAGGATATTCAAATCAGTGACAACAATTACACTCGCTTCATCTGTATATCTAAAAACCTAGAAATTTATCCAGGAGCCAACAAGCTAAGTCTGATGATTTCAGTGCCTCATCGCCCATCGTCTTTATACAATATGATTGCAAAATTTGCGTCTCTTGGCCTGAATCTAACTAAGCTAGAGTCTCGGCCTATTCCCGGCAGTGATTTTGAATTTATGTTCTACTTCGACATGGAAGCTTCGCTCCAATCCCCAGAAGTGATTAGTCTTCTCTGCGAACTTTCTGCCCAGCCAGAGCTGTTTGTCTTCTTGGGCAACTACACGGAAAACTAA
- the ybaK gene encoding Cys-tRNA(Pro) deacylase codes for MSKTGKVKTNALRQLDAKKINYKAYEYEAPAGFLDGISVAKATGMDVNKVYKTLVTQGASKEYYVCVIPVVAELDLKKAAKHFHEKKVEMIPAREITAVTGYIKGGCSPVGMKKAFQTAIHLAASELELMVVSAGKVGLQMELAVGDLQMVTGAALADLTVEE; via the coding sequence ATGAGTAAGACTGGAAAAGTCAAGACAAATGCCTTGCGTCAGTTGGATGCAAAGAAAATTAACTATAAAGCTTATGAGTACGAAGCTCCAGCGGGGTTTTTGGACGGAATTTCCGTGGCCAAGGCAACTGGCATGGACGTGAATAAGGTATATAAGACTCTCGTTACTCAGGGAGCCAGCAAGGAATATTATGTATGTGTTATCCCTGTAGTAGCGGAACTGGATTTGAAAAAAGCAGCGAAGCATTTCCACGAGAAAAAGGTGGAGATGATTCCTGCCAGAGAGATTACCGCGGTCACGGGATACATCAAGGGCGGTTGTTCCCCCGTAGGCATGAAAAAAGCCTTTCAAACGGCCATTCACCTGGCCGCTTCTGAGTTAGAGCTGATGGTGGTCAGTGCTGGAAAGGTGGGCCTACAGATGGAGCTAGCAGTAGGAGACTTGCAGATGGTGACGGGAGCAGCGTTAGCTGATTTGACAGTGGAAGAATAG
- a CDS encoding GNAT family N-acetyltransferase: protein MGGKIKGLAVIRDRDRAVSTLAAAFADYPQLKSAFPDRSRRLAVTEAVLRFQVNLSMRYGGVYALTRECQEVALVLPSSRKKVSRLRLLLAGNEAGRYRQALERLTEQERRTKKEIFSEMGQMESEIEFPSRYLYISYMGVHGDYQKQGRGRRLMEKILAHGERKGLPLVLSTSKPEQVAFFQGLGFQVMGITSSRHFQFINIYLIKS from the coding sequence ATGGGCGGGAAGATAAAGGGGCTGGCAGTCATTCGGGACCGGGACAGAGCGGTGTCGACTTTGGCTGCGGCTTTTGCGGACTATCCGCAGCTTAAGTCTGCTTTTCCAGACAGAAGTCGGCGATTGGCAGTTACAGAAGCCGTGCTGCGCTTTCAGGTAAATCTCAGTATGCGGTATGGAGGCGTTTATGCGCTGACCAGGGAATGCCAGGAAGTGGCTTTGGTCCTGCCGTCTTCCCGCAAAAAGGTCTCTCGGCTCCGATTGCTCTTAGCAGGCAACGAGGCAGGCCGATATCGACAGGCCCTGGAGCGGCTGACCGAGCAGGAGCGTCGCACAAAAAAAGAGATTTTTTCAGAAATGGGCCAGATGGAATCGGAGATTGAGTTTCCCTCTAGATACCTATATATCAGCTATATGGGGGTCCATGGAGACTATCAGAAACAGGGGAGAGGCCGCCGTCTCATGGAAAAGATTTTAGCTCATGGGGAAAGAAAAGGACTACCCTTGGTGCTTTCTACCAGCAAGCCGGAGCAAGTAGCGTTTTTTCAAGGCTTGGGCTTTCAGGTCATGGGAATAACCAGTTCCCGGCACTTTCAATTTATTAATATTTATCTTATTAAATCGTAA
- a CDS encoding shikimate dehydrogenase family protein, with product MMYGLIGEKLGHSYSKIIHEKLGAYTYDLCPLTAEALDGFLKTRNFKGLNVTIPYKQTVMPYCDWISPLAKEIGAVNTLYFDKEGRLCGTNTDYQGVLYALKQANISISHKKVIILGDGATCKTIRQAVLDLGARELIIASRKTQDLRMEEISTTSPCAPYEKVPCTTLNYRDLDSHRDGEILINSTPVGMWPHTAGQPADLQQFPACDGVFDVVYNPYYTNFIQQAKNLNIPYASGLAMLVAQATAAAGYFTGKTDFEASNQDIIADLKKTFLPQTVTEEKRS from the coding sequence ATGATGTACGGACTGATTGGCGAAAAGCTAGGCCACAGTTACTCCAAAATTATCCATGAAAAACTGGGCGCCTATACCTATGACTTATGTCCGCTGACAGCGGAGGCTCTGGATGGCTTTTTAAAGACCAGAAATTTTAAAGGCCTTAATGTGACCATCCCCTATAAGCAGACGGTCATGCCCTACTGTGATTGGATCTCGCCTTTGGCGAAAGAAATTGGTGCCGTTAATACCCTATATTTTGATAAAGAAGGCCGCCTGTGCGGAACCAACACAGACTACCAGGGCGTACTTTATGCACTAAAACAGGCCAACATTTCCATTTCCCATAAAAAGGTTATTATCTTAGGAGATGGTGCTACATGTAAGACAATCCGCCAGGCAGTCTTGGACCTAGGTGCCCGAGAGCTAATTATTGCCTCCAGAAAAACACAAGACCTCCGAATGGAGGAAATAAGCACCACATCTCCTTGTGCTCCCTACGAAAAAGTACCCTGTACCACATTAAATTACAGGGATCTGGATAGTCACCGAGATGGAGAAATCCTCATCAATTCCACCCCTGTAGGCATGTGGCCTCATACAGCAGGTCAGCCTGCGGACCTACAGCAGTTTCCAGCCTGCGATGGAGTTTTTGACGTAGTCTACAACCCTTATTACACCAACTTTATTCAGCAGGCAAAGAACTTGAATATCCCCTACGCCAGCGGCTTAGCCATGCTGGTGGCCCAAGCCACTGCAGCTGCGGGATACTTCACCGGTAAAACCGACTTTGAAGCAAGCAATCAAGATATTATAGCTGATTTGAAAAAAACATTCTTGCCACAGACGGTAACAGAAGAGAAGAGGAGCTAA
- a CDS encoding RidA family protein: MRKIVATTAAPAAIGPYSQGNIFGNLLFTSGQVPLDPATGEIVGSTVEEQTEQVFKNIKAILEEAGSSLDKVLKTTVFIKDMNSFGKMNEVYAKFFTEGSYPSRSAVEVARLPKDVLVEIETIAYL; encoded by the coding sequence ATGCGTAAAATTGTTGCAACAACAGCGGCTCCAGCTGCTATCGGGCCATATTCTCAGGGAAACATCTTCGGCAACTTGCTGTTTACATCTGGACAGGTTCCTCTGGACCCAGCTACTGGAGAAATCGTAGGCTCTACTGTAGAAGAACAGACCGAACAGGTATTTAAAAACATCAAGGCCATCCTGGAGGAGGCTGGCAGTTCTCTGGACAAGGTATTAAAAACGACTGTATTTATTAAAGATATGAACAGTTTTGGGAAAATGAATGAAGTGTATGCTAAATTTTTCACAGAGGGTTCTTACCCGTCTCGGTCAGCGGTAGAAGTAGCTCGTCTGCCAAAGGATGTGCTGGTGGAAATCGAAACCATTGCCTATCTGTAA
- a CDS encoding shikimate kinase — MKNLNRHVFLIGFMGTGKSAISAQLGEMMMLDVWDTDKLITESRGMSIPEIFEREGEDYFRDLETDTLRLLSAAEGHIISCGGGIVLREENIRMMRELGQVVLLTARPQTVYERVKADTQRPLLKGNLNATYIEELMTKRQSAYERASHISVATDDKSVLDICREILFDLEKLEDT, encoded by the coding sequence ATGAAAAACTTGAACAGACATGTCTTTTTAATCGGTTTTATGGGCACAGGAAAGTCCGCAATCTCCGCTCAGCTTGGAGAAATGATGATGCTTGACGTATGGGACACAGATAAGTTGATCACAGAAAGCAGGGGGATGAGTATCCCGGAGATTTTTGAGCGAGAAGGGGAGGACTATTTCAGAGACCTGGAGACCGATACGCTGAGGTTGCTATCAGCGGCAGAGGGACACATCATTTCCTGCGGGGGCGGCATTGTTCTGCGAGAGGAAAACATCCGCATGATGAGAGAGCTGGGACAAGTAGTCCTGTTGACGGCAAGGCCCCAGACCGTTTATGAGCGGGTGAAAGCCGATACCCAAAGACCGTTGCTCAAAGGAAACCTAAACGCAACATACATAGAAGAATTAATGACAAAGAGGCAGTCTGCATACGAGAGAGCGTCGCACATCTCCGTTGCCACCGATGACAAAAGCGTGCTGGACATATGCAGAGAGATTCTATTTGACCTTGAAAAGCTGGAGGACACTTGA